DNA sequence from the Corynebacterium yudongzhengii genome:
GCGGGCACGGTTACCTCGCGGCTCAGCGCGGTCTCGCTTCGCGACGGCCCCGCCACCTCCACAATCCGCGCCACGTGCAAGGTGAGGTAGGTGATTTCATCCTCGGTGAGTTCGGCGCCCATCCGGATCTCGATGAGCGTGGCCAGATCCCGGGCACACCGGTAGGCCTCGGGGTGGGTGGTGCGAATCGCGTGGGCGATCGTGCTCGGCTCGGAGTCGAGCTGGGCATGCTGGTGGATGCGCACGAACAGATAGCGCAGGTGGGTAATAAAGCGCCCGACGTTGACCGTCGAGGTCTCCAAGTCGATGCCGAAGCTTTTGCCCACCGCGTCGATGAGCTGCTGGAGCACCCCGGTCATGGTGTAGGTAAACGACAGATCCCCGGTGGAAAAACCCGCGTTGACCAGGTGCAGGGTGATCGCGACGGCCTCGTCTTCCGGAAGCTCACGCTGCCCGCGGCGGCCGATCACGTCGTTGACATAGGCCACGATCGTTCGCGCCTGGGCGTATTCGCGGGCGTAGAGGTGTTGTACCTCGCTCAGCAGCGGGTAGGCGATGGTGGTGCGCGTCTGCGCGCGCTCGAGCGCGAAGTGGAGGTGATCGGCCAGGCCCATGAGCAGCGTCGGGCTGGTCAGGCTCGCCTCCGGCAGGTCGGTGGCGCGCAACGCATCGGCGGCCAGCGTGAGCAGCTCGATGGGGATCTCGGCGAGCAGCTGGCCTAAATGATCGGGGTCGCGGCCATCGGCGGGGATGAAGAGGCGGTGGATTTTGGCGTCGTCAAGCACGTCTCCGGCACGGGCGCCGAAGCCGAGGCCCCGCCCGGTGGCGATGACCTCGCCGCGGGCGCCCGTGGCCAGCACGACATTGTTGTTGAATACGCGCAGGATCTTCATCCGCTTCGCTGAACCGCCTTAGGTGCTAGGCGTTGGCCTCGGCCGCCTCCTCGGCTTTGGCGACGGTGATGACCGGGTCCCCGGCGGCGACCTGTGCGTCGGTGATCGGGGTGACCGTGCCCAGCTTCTTGCTGTTGGTGACGGTCACGATCGTAATCGGGCTGTAGCCGGCGCGGGCAATCGCGGCCAGATCCACCGTCGCGAGCTTCTCGCCGGCGGCCACCTGCTGCTTCTTCTCGACGGCCACCGCAAAGCCCTCCCCGTCCATCTTGACGGTATCGACGCCCACGTGCACCAGGATCTCGATCCCGTCGTCGGTGCGCAGGCCAAAAGCGTGCCCAGTCTTCACGACCGTCATCAGCGTGCCCGCCGCCGGCGCCACAATATCGACCGTGCCTTGAGACTCCGGCACGATACCGACGCCTTCGCCC
Encoded proteins:
- a CDS encoding PRD domain-containing protein, which gives rise to MKILRVFNNNVVLATGARGEVIATGRGLGFGARAGDVLDDAKIHRLFIPADGRDPDHLGQLLAEIPIELLTLAADALRATDLPEASLTSPTLLMGLADHLHFALERAQTRTTIAYPLLSEVQHLYAREYAQARTIVAYVNDVIGRRGQRELPEDEAVAITLHLVNAGFSTGDLSFTYTMTGVLQQLIDAVGKSFGIDLETSTVNVGRFITHLRYLFVRIHQHAQLDSEPSTIAHAIRTTHPEAYRCARDLATLIEIRMGAELTEDEITYLTLHVARIVEVAGPSRSETALSREVTVPAGDGLQARAAGLLADTAAASGLPVQLSYGSATVDATSALAVMGLGVPGEARVRLSSPDPAARPLIDALAALIAAGA